Proteins co-encoded in one Candidatus Deferrimicrobium sp. genomic window:
- a CDS encoding MdtA/MuxA family multidrug efflux RND transporter periplasmic adaptor subunit, with product MPAETGRGVPGEPAGRRIPGQTPKWRWVAAALVLCLLAFGGYALLARSGKAQPGTGKKGGGAAARSMPVAAVPAKKGDIGVYITGLGSVASKNTVTVRSRVDGQLMEVLFREGQIVRNGQLLARIDPRPFETQLAQVEGQLARDQALLKNAELDLARYRILLQQDSIASQQMDTQEALVRQYEGTVKADQGQVESARLQLAYSRITAPIGGRVGLRLVDAGNMIHATDPNGLVVITQLQPVTVVFSIPEDSLPGLLARMKEGKKIPVEAWDREGKRKIATGELFTVDNQIDPTTGTVKLKAIFQNSGNELFPNQFVNARLLMDVVRGTVVVPTAAIQRSTRGIFVYVVKPDKTAEMRPLSLGPSQGDDQAIREGVAPGELIVVDGADRLRDGAKVELQAPASNGTHK from the coding sequence ATTCCAGCGGAGACGGGACGGGGCGTTCCGGGGGAACCTGCGGGTCGGAGGATCCCCGGGCAAACCCCGAAATGGCGATGGGTTGCGGCTGCTCTTGTCCTCTGCCTCCTTGCGTTCGGGGGGTATGCCCTTCTGGCCAGATCGGGTAAGGCGCAACCCGGTACGGGCAAAAAAGGAGGGGGCGCCGCGGCGCGCAGCATGCCGGTCGCGGCCGTCCCTGCGAAAAAGGGCGACATCGGGGTCTATATTACCGGACTCGGAAGCGTCGCGTCGAAAAACACGGTCACCGTCAGGAGTCGCGTGGACGGGCAGCTGATGGAGGTCCTGTTCCGGGAAGGGCAGATCGTCCGGAACGGCCAGTTGCTCGCACGGATCGACCCGCGGCCGTTCGAGACACAGCTTGCCCAGGTCGAAGGGCAGCTAGCGCGCGACCAGGCGCTCCTGAAAAACGCCGAGCTCGACCTTGCGCGCTACCGCATCCTGCTGCAGCAGGATTCGATCGCAAGCCAGCAGATGGACACGCAGGAAGCGCTGGTCCGGCAATATGAAGGCACCGTCAAGGCGGATCAGGGGCAGGTCGAAAGCGCCAGGCTGCAGCTCGCCTACTCCCGCATCACCGCGCCGATCGGCGGCCGGGTGGGACTGCGGCTCGTGGACGCGGGGAACATGATCCACGCGACCGACCCGAACGGGCTGGTCGTGATCACCCAGCTGCAGCCGGTCACGGTCGTCTTCTCCATTCCCGAGGACAGCCTCCCGGGGCTTCTTGCACGGATGAAGGAGGGAAAGAAGATCCCCGTGGAGGCATGGGACCGCGAAGGGAAGCGGAAAATCGCCACCGGGGAACTGTTTACGGTCGACAACCAGATCGACCCGACCACCGGGACGGTCAAACTCAAGGCGATTTTCCAGAACAGCGGCAACGAGTTGTTCCCCAACCAGTTCGTCAATGCCCGCCTGCTGATGGACGTCGTACGCGGGACGGTCGTGGTGCCGACGGCGGCCATCCAGCGGAGCACCCGGGGCATCTTCGTCTATGTTGTGAAACCGGACAAGACGGCGGAAATGCGCCCGCTCTCCCTGGGGCCGTCCCAGGGAGACGACCAGGCGATCCGCGAAGGGGTCGCGCCCGGAGAACTGATCGTGGTGGACGGCGCCGACCGCCTGCGGGACGGCGCGAAGGTAGAGCTGCAGGCACCCGCAAGCAACGGGACGCATAAATGA